From Trichoderma atroviride chromosome 1, complete sequence, one genomic window encodes:
- a CDS encoding uncharacterized protein (EggNog:ENOG41): MSKPSGLSVPKSGVSRFSKALPTVPGLDDYYTDDDGESNIGGDNNNNNNNNNNNNNNNNNNNNSSYNNSNTSHSRKNSEYSLPARTSSLASPQSTKNIPLPPLPPPPTKTLPPTPQAKTNPSSKVNSYSSTTSANVVAAPSIAPSTPSSALSAGILSLQSPPLSAGSKMSIPRKPVANLKLPAPSPQYLAQPSPTFSLSSLLSAYMGDGDESHSPSLYETTTSNSEIDRQEVAAPGSEKSVAAAEASSAIAAATAAFPAVPSKPKAAPGGSGSLPARPNAGTGTGIGAAGAGAGAGAAAAATQYQRSAERDLPSPPPKDEPAAELSTPSSPRPEIWKRRPHMTQTSRELPGLTLDYSHGSTADTQLPADQDDPPAPAETAKAAVPRAPPFAGGLPGRNIRPSLGAKDQPPPAAQTMGSETSKLKQIKDRLGSQRSESVSSTSSAKTGFPGAPAAQRPPTPEYRKEDVKQPTVEPFVSPRFSSSVS, from the coding sequence ATGTCGAAGCCGTCCGGTCTTTCAGTCCCTAAAAGCGGCGTATCGCGCTTCTCCAAGGCGCTGCCGACGGTGCCTGGATTGGACGACTACTAcacagacgacgacggcgagagTAACATCGGCGGCGAtaataacaacaacaacaacaacaacaacaacaacaacaacaacaacaacaacaacaacaatagcAGTTACAAcaatagtaatactagtcACAGCCGAAAGAACAGCGAGTATAGTCTTCCCGCAAGAACCTCATCACTGGCATCGCCTCAGTCGACCAAAAACATCCCCCTTCCGCCGCTACCTCCTCCGCCGACCAAGACGCTGCCGCCGACTCCCCAGGCCAAGACGAATCCCAGCAGCAAGGTGAACAGCTACAGCAGTACAACCAGCGCAAACGTCGTCGCGGCGCCTTCAATTGCGCCCAGCACGCCCTCGTCGGCGCTGAGCGCCGGGATTCTGAGCCTCCAATCGCCCCCTTTGAGTGCCGGATCCAAAATGTCCATCCCGCGAAAGCCCGTCGCGAACCTGAAGCTGCCGGCGCCCTCTCCGCAGTACTTGGCGCAGCCCTCTCCCACCTTTTCCCTGTCGAGTCTTCTCTCGGCATATatgggcgatggcgacgaatCGCACAGCCCGTCCTTGTACGAGACCACGACGAGTAATAGCGAGATCGATAGGCAGGAAGTCGCAGCGCCGGGTAGCGAGAAGTCGGTTGCGGCTGCGGAGGCTAGCAGTGCCATCGCCGCAGCTACAGCTGCCTTTCCCGCTGTTCCCAGCAAGCCCAAGGCCGCACCAGGCGGCAGTGGCTCACTGCCTGCTCGCCCCAACGCCGGCACTGGCACAGGAAtaggcgctgctggtgctggtgctggtgctggtgctgctgctgctgccacccaGTATCAGCGCTCTGCGGAGCGAGACCTCCCTTCGCCACCACCCAAGGACGAACCGGCCGCAGAGCTCTCCACGCCATCCTCTCCTCGCCCCGAGATCTGGAAACGCCGTCCACACATGACCCAAACCAGCAGAGAGCTTCCCGGCCTGACGCTCGACTACAGCCACGGGTCGACTGCAGATACGCAGCTGCCGGCAGACCAGGACGACCccccagccccagccgaGACGGCCAAGGCCGCAGTGCCTCGAGCACCTCCGTTCGCCGGCGGCTTGCCTGGCCGCAATATTCGCCCTTCGTTAGGGGCCAAGGACCAGCCGCCCCCTGCCGCGCAAACCATGGGAAGCGAAACCTCCAAGCTGAAGCAGATCAAAGACAGGCTTGGCTCTCAGCGCTCTGAATCGGTATCCAGCACTTCTAGTGCAAAGACTGGCTTTCCGGgggctccagctgctcagcGGCCGCCGACGCCAGAGTACCGCAAAGAAGACGTCAAGCAACCGACCGTCGAGCCTTTTGTTTCCCCCCGTTTctccagcagcgtctcctGA
- a CDS encoding uncharacterized protein (EggNog:ENOG41~TransMembrane:11 (i62-86o98-116i128-148o154-174i186-208o214-235i255-272o284-302i322-347o359-380i392-412o)): protein MTQLCIARAFAGIGGGGMSSVVTILFSDIVPLQERGVWQGYINIVYAVGSSSGAPLGGIFADSLGWRWSFMIQAPLCLVAWIAVYFILDLEPPSNDHWVSKVRQVDFLGAFTLVLTVICLLTGLDSGPNLGWSNRITIVSLSLTPVFSALFLFIEMKIAKHPFAPGHLILSRDLFPCFLVNMFGMAAQLSAIFFVPLFFQAVKGLSATTSGTLLIPATTVGVCGSLTGGWIIKRTGKFWWPTTISYGILFLAMIPLIVTTWYGSLVGVTASFTMSSMGNGSGITTILVGLLANAAVEDSAVAIACSYLFRSLGASIGVGTSSAVLQQVLRSQLASRIGDDAGQIEEKVRQSLDVIKELPPLLAQQVRASYQVATVAAFIPSLLFGLGCFVTTFWVKEKSLKR from the exons ATGACGCAGCTTTGCATCGCACGAGCATTCGCCGGCATTGGCGGAGGCGGCATGAGCTCGGTGGTGACGATTCTATTTTCTGACATTGTCCCGCTGCAAGAGCGTGGCGTCTGGCAGGGCTACATCAACATCGTGTATGCCGTGGGCAGTAGCTCAGGTGCCCCGCTTGGAGGGATCTTTGCTGATTCTCtaggatggcgatg GTCATTCATGATTCAGGCACCCTTGTGCTTGGTAGCCTGGATTGCAGTATACTTCATCCTCGATCTCGAGCCTCCGTCCAATGATCACTGGGTCTCCAAAGTCCGTCAGGTCGATTTTCTCGGTGCCTTTACCCTTGTCCTCACTGTCATTTGTCTCCTGACGGGACTTGACTCTGGCCCCAATCTCGGATGGTCTAATCGCATCACCATTGTCTCACTAAGTCTGACGCCCGtcttctctgccttgttcctcttcatcgagaTGAAGATCGCCAAGCATCCATTCGCTCCAGGCCACCTCATACTCAGTCGAGACTTGTTCCCTTGTTTTCTGGTCAACATGTTTGGCATGGCAGCTCAGTTGAGCGCCATATTCTTCGTACCGCTATTCTTCCAAGCTGTCAAGGGCCTCAGCGCTACGACGAGTGGCACGCTGCTCATCCCAGCAACAACCGTAGGCGTGTGCGGCTCTCTTACCGGCGGCTGGATTATCAAGAGAACAGGGAAATTTTGGTGGCCAACCACTATCAGCTACGGGATTCTGTTCCTCGCAATGATACCTTTAATTGTTACAACCTGGTACGGTTCGCTTGTTGGAGTGACAGCGTCATTTACAATGTCATCCATGGGCAACGGAAGTG GTATCACAACTATTCTCGTAGGCCTCCTGGCCAACGCAGCGGTGGAAGACAGCGCAGTCGCCATTGCTTGCTCTTACCTCTTCCGGTCTCTCGGTGCTAGCATCGGCGTTGGTACCAGCTCAGCTGTGCTCCAGCAAGTCCTCAGATCACAACTTGCCTCTCGTATCGGGGACGATGCCGGCCAGATTGAGGAAAAGGTGCGCCAGAGTCTGGACGTTATCAAAGAGCTGCCGCCACTGCTGGCCCAACAGGTGCGGGCGAGTTATCAGGTTGCTACAGTTGCGGCCTTTATCCCCTCGCTcctctttggccttggaTGCTTCGTTACTACATTCTGGGTGAAGGAGAAGTCTCTGAAGCGGTAA
- a CDS encoding uncharacterized protein (EggNog:ENOG41~TransMembrane:14 (i62-86o98-116i128-148o154-174i186-208o214-235i255-272o284-302i322-347o359-380i392-412o424-444i456-477o516-543i)): protein MRSPDSNADGPLAAVPPTEQTPLLPEPRPRGGVLNDDYDAENGSLGEGERQQKHPMADKMHVLLPAVGVGVFLVAVDQLLAVATYARIGSELKALNNTSWIATSYFLTLTSFQPLYGKLSDIFGRKACLLFAYAVFGLGCLGCGLAQSMTQLCIARAFAGIGGGGMSSVVTILFSDIVPLQERGVWQGYINIVYAVGSSSGAPLGGIFADSLGWRWSFMIQAPLCLVAWIAVYFILDLEPPSNDHWVSKVRQVDFLGAFTLVLTVICLLTGLDSGPNLGWSNRITIVSLSLTPVFSALFLFIEMKIAKHPFAPGHLILSRDLFPCFLVNMFGMAAQLSAIFFVPLFFQAVKGLSATTSGTLLIPATTVGVCGSLTGGWIIKRTGKFWWPTTISYGILFLAMIPLIVTTWYGSLVGVTASFTMSSMGNGSGITTILVGLLANAAVEDSAVAIACSYLFRSLGASIGVGTSSAVLQQVLRSQLASRIGDDAGQIEEKVRQSLDVIKELPPLLAQQVRASYQVATVAAFIPSLLFGLGCFVTTFWVKEKSLKR from the exons ATGAGATCGCCCGACTCCAACGCAGATGGGCCTCTGGCAGCGGTGCCCCCAACAGAGCAGACACCGCTTCTTCCTGAGCCTCGTCCTCGAGGTGGCGTCCTAAATGATGACTATGATGCCGAAAATGGCAGCTTGGGCGAAGGGGagaggcagcagaagcaTCCCATGGCGGACAAGATGCACGTCTTGCTTCCTGCCGTTGGTGTTGGG GTCTTTCTCGTGGCCGTTGACCAGCTCCTTGCGGTGGCAACCTATGCCAGAATCGGCAGCGAGCTCAAGGCCTTGAATAACACCAGCTGGATTGCAACGTC ATACTTTCTCACCCTCACTAGCTTCCAGCCTCTCTACGGCAAGCTCAGTGACATATTTGGTCGAAAGGCATGCCTCCTCTTCGCGTACGCCGTCTTCGGCCTCGGCTGCTTGGGGTGCGGCCTGGCCCAGAGCATGACGCAGCTTTGCATCGCACGAGCATTCGCCGGCATTGGCGGAGGCGGCATGAGCTCGGTGGTGACGATTCTATTTTCTGACATTGTCCCGCTGCAAGAGCGTGGCGTCTGGCAGGGCTACATCAACATCGTGTATGCCGTGGGCAGTAGCTCAGGTGCCCCGCTTGGAGGGATCTTTGCTGATTCTCtaggatggcgatg GTCATTCATGATTCAGGCACCCTTGTGCTTGGTAGCCTGGATTGCAGTATACTTCATCCTCGATCTCGAGCCTCCGTCCAATGATCACTGGGTCTCCAAAGTCCGTCAGGTCGATTTTCTCGGTGCCTTTACCCTTGTCCTCACTGTCATTTGTCTCCTGACGGGACTTGACTCTGGCCCCAATCTCGGATGGTCTAATCGCATCACCATTGTCTCACTAAGTCTGACGCCCGtcttctctgccttgttcctcttcatcgagaTGAAGATCGCCAAGCATCCATTCGCTCCAGGCCACCTCATACTCAGTCGAGACTTGTTCCCTTGTTTTCTGGTCAACATGTTTGGCATGGCAGCTCAGTTGAGCGCCATATTCTTCGTACCGCTATTCTTCCAAGCTGTCAAGGGCCTCAGCGCTACGACGAGTGGCACGCTGCTCATCCCAGCAACAACCGTAGGCGTGTGCGGCTCTCTTACCGGCGGCTGGATTATCAAGAGAACAGGGAAATTTTGGTGGCCAACCACTATCAGCTACGGGATTCTGTTCCTCGCAATGATACCTTTAATTGTTACAACCTGGTACGGTTCGCTTGTTGGAGTGACAGCGTCATTTACAATGTCATCCATGGGCAACGGAAGTG GTATCACAACTATTCTCGTAGGCCTCCTGGCCAACGCAGCGGTGGAAGACAGCGCAGTCGCCATTGCTTGCTCTTACCTCTTCCGGTCTCTCGGTGCTAGCATCGGCGTTGGTACCAGCTCAGCTGTGCTCCAGCAAGTCCTCAGATCACAACTTGCCTCTCGTATCGGGGACGATGCCGGCCAGATTGAGGAAAAGGTGCGCCAGAGTCTGGACGTTATCAAAGAGCTGCCGCCACTGCTGGCCCAACAGGTGCGGGCGAGTTATCAGGTTGCTACAGTTGCGGCCTTTATCCCCTCGCTcctctttggccttggaTGCTTCGTTACTACATTCTGGGTGAAGGAGAAGTCTCTGAAGCGGTAA
- a CDS encoding uncharacterized protein (EggNog:ENOG41~TransMembrane:11 (o6-26i38-60o66-87i107-124o136-154i174-199o211-232i244-264o276-296i308-329o368-395i)) → MRSPDSNADGPLAAVPPTEQTPLLPEPRPRGGVLNDDYDAENGSLGEGERQQKHPMADKMHVLLPAVGVGVFLVAVDQLLAVATYARIGSELKALNNTSWIATSYFLTLTSFQPLYGKLSDIFGRKACLLFAYAVFGLGCLGCGLAQSMTQLCIARAFAGIGGGGMSSVVTILFSDIVPLQERGVWQGYINIVYAVGSSSGAPLGGIFADSLGWRWSFMIQAPLCLVAWIAVYFILDLEPPSNDHWVSKVRQVDFLGAFTLVLTVICLLTGLDSGPNLGWSNRITIVSLSLTPVFSALFLFIEMKIAKHPFAPGHLILSRDLFPCFLVNMFGMAAQLSAIFFVPLFFQAVKGLSATTSGTLLIPATTVGVCGSLTGGWIIKRTGKFWWPTTISYGILFLAMIPLIVTTWYGSLVGVTASFTMSSMGNGSGKF, encoded by the exons ATGAGATCGCCCGACTCCAACGCAGATGGGCCTCTGGCAGCGGTGCCCCCAACAGAGCAGACACCGCTTCTTCCTGAGCCTCGTCCTCGAGGTGGCGTCCTAAATGATGACTATGATGCCGAAAATGGCAGCTTGGGCGAAGGGGagaggcagcagaagcaTCCCATGGCGGACAAGATGCACGTCTTGCTTCCTGCCGTTGGTGTTGGG GTCTTTCTCGTGGCCGTTGACCAGCTCCTTGCGGTGGCAACCTATGCCAGAATCGGCAGCGAGCTCAAGGCCTTGAATAACACCAGCTGGATTGCAACGTC ATACTTTCTCACCCTCACTAGCTTCCAGCCTCTCTACGGCAAGCTCAGTGACATATTTGGTCGAAAGGCATGCCTCCTCTTCGCGTACGCCGTCTTCGGCCTCGGCTGCTTGGGGTGCGGCCTGGCCCAGAGCATGACGCAGCTTTGCATCGCACGAGCATTCGCCGGCATTGGCGGAGGCGGCATGAGCTCGGTGGTGACGATTCTATTTTCTGACATTGTCCCGCTGCAAGAGCGTGGCGTCTGGCAGGGCTACATCAACATCGTGTATGCCGTGGGCAGTAGCTCAGGTGCCCCGCTTGGAGGGATCTTTGCTGATTCTCtaggatggcgatg GTCATTCATGATTCAGGCACCCTTGTGCTTGGTAGCCTGGATTGCAGTATACTTCATCCTCGATCTCGAGCCTCCGTCCAATGATCACTGGGTCTCCAAAGTCCGTCAGGTCGATTTTCTCGGTGCCTTTACCCTTGTCCTCACTGTCATTTGTCTCCTGACGGGACTTGACTCTGGCCCCAATCTCGGATGGTCTAATCGCATCACCATTGTCTCACTAAGTCTGACGCCCGtcttctctgccttgttcctcttcatcgagaTGAAGATCGCCAAGCATCCATTCGCTCCAGGCCACCTCATACTCAGTCGAGACTTGTTCCCTTGTTTTCTGGTCAACATGTTTGGCATGGCAGCTCAGTTGAGCGCCATATTCTTCGTACCGCTATTCTTCCAAGCTGTCAAGGGCCTCAGCGCTACGACGAGTGGCACGCTGCTCATCCCAGCAACAACCGTAGGCGTGTGCGGCTCTCTTACCGGCGGCTGGATTATCAAGAGAACAGGGAAATTTTGGTGGCCAACCACTATCAGCTACGGGATTCTGTTCCTCGCAATGATACCTTTAATTGTTACAACCTGGTACGGTTCGCTTGTTGGAGTGACAGCGTCATTTACAATGTCATCCATGGGCAACGGAAGTGGTAAGTTTTAA
- a CDS encoding uncharacterized protein (BUSCO:EOG092D3SP4~TransMembrane:10 (i57-77o97-119i140-158o164-184i191-211o226-243i264-285o321-339i346-367o373-391i)) has product MARTKQTAVKRESSSEFFNKQSATWEDSNGKQVKATNGHAVAATAVAQESAKGEAGIVQLVIAVSGIYASFLTWAYLQEKLTTRTYGPASAPEVWRFPVFLNTIQSLFAAAVGFVYLLVSTPKGAPVPSIFPSRRILGPLMLVAITNSLASPFGYASLAHIDYITFLLAKSCKLLPVMFLHITIFRKRYPIYKYTVVAAVTAGVAVFTLHSDRKAKKSKLSEEANLPWGLLLLSINLLFDGLTNSTQDYIFQTFRPFSGPQMMCANNIMSTAVTSLYLVASPALVSLGIGEWLGMDVAGSAGEMNAAIDFMTKYPAVWKDVLGFAACGALGQVFIFYTLSTFSSVLLVTVTVTRKMFTMILSVVAFGHRLTQMQLLGVGLVFGGIGVEAAIARKEKIAKEAAKAGKSS; this is encoded by the exons ATGGCGCGCACAAAGCAAACGGCCGTCAAACGCGAATCGTCGTCTGAATTCTTCAATAAGCAGTCGGCGACATGGGAAGATAGCAATGGAAAACAGGTCAAGGCCACGAATGGGCACGCGGTGGCTGCAACGGCGGTGGCGCAAGAGTCTGCAAAGGGCGAGGCGGGTATCGTTCAGCTTGTGATTGCTGTTTCTGGCATCTACGCTTCctt CTTGACTTGGGCATATCTCCAAGAAAAATTGACCACAAGGACTTACGGCCCGGCCAGCGCACCAGAGGTCTGGCGCTTCCCCGTCTtcctcaacaccatccagTCGCTCTTCGCCGCGGCCGTTGGCTTCGTCTACCTCTTGGTTTCGACTCCGAAAGGCGCCCCCGTGCCGTCGATTTTCCCCTCGCGTCGCATCCTCGGGCCCCTCATGCTCGTCGCCATCACAAACAGCCTGGCCAGCCCCTTTGGCTACGCCAGTCTCGCGCACATTGACTACATCACGTTCctgctggccaagagctgcaagctgctgcccgTCATGTTCCTCCACATCACAATCTTCCGGAAGCGCTACCCGATTTACAAGTACACCGTCGTGGCCGCCGTCACTGCTGGCGTGGCCGTCTTCACGCTCCACTCTGAtcgcaaggccaagaagtcGAAGCTGTCGGAGGAGGCGAATCTGCCCTGgggactgctgctgctgagcatCAACCTCCTGTTTGATGGCCTCACCAACAGCACTCAGGATTACATCTTCCAGACTTTCCGCCCCTTTAGCGGGCCGCAGATGATGTGCGCCAACAACATCATGAGCACCGCCGTGACGTCCCTGTACCTCGTTGCCAGCCCTGCGCTCGTCTCCCTTGGAATTGGCGAGTGGCTCGGCATGGACGTCGCCGGCAGCGCTGGCGAGATGAACGCCGCCATTGACTTCATGACAAAGTACCCTGCTGTGTGGAAGGACGTGTTGGGCTTTGCAGCTTGCGGTGCCCTGGGCCAGGTCTTTATCT TCTACACCCTTTCTACATTCTCATCCGTCTTGCTCGTCACCGTGACCGTGACCCGCAAGATGTTCACCATGATTCTCTCAGTCGTCGCCTTTGGCCACCGCCTCACGCAGATGCAGTTGCTCGGAGTCGGCCTcgtctttggcggcatcGGTGTCgaggctgccattgccaggAAGGAGAAAATTGCAAAGGAAGCTGCCAAGGCGGGGAAATCTTCATAA
- a CDS encoding uncharacterized protein (MEROPS:MER0000073~SECRETED:SignalP(1-19)), producing MAPASAVVSALMLPALALGAAIEPRGAEIVGGTTAAAGEFPYIVSLSSGGSHFCGGVLANANTVITAGHCSVDFSASQVKVRAGSLTWASGGTQVGVSSITVNPSYTTKNGVPDFDVAVWKLSTPIQTSSTIGYVTLPASGSDPAAGTTLTTAGWGTTSENSNSLPSRLNKVSVPVISRASCNSEYGNIISNNMFCAGLSQGGKDSCSGDSGGPIVDSNGVLQGLVSWGQGCAEAGFAGVYVRLGNLLSFVNSHL from the exons ATGGCTCCCGCTTCCGCAGTTGTTTCAGCTCTTATGCTGCCCGCTCTCGCTCTGGGAGCTGCCATCGAGCCCCGTGGCGCTGAGATCGTTGGAGGAACcaccgctgctgccggcGAGTTCCCCTACATTGTCAGTCTGTCTTCTGGGGGCTCTCACTTCTGCGGTGGTGTTTtggccaacgccaacaccGTCATCACTGCTGGCCACTGCTCCGTCGACTTCTCCGCCTCTCAGGTCAAGGTCCGCGCTGGATCTCTC ACCTGGGCTTCTGGCGGCACCCAGGTTGGTGTTTCAAGCATCACCGTGAACCCCTCATACACCACCAAGAACGGTGTCCCCGACTTCGACGTTGCCGTCTGGAAGCTGTCCACTCCCATCCAGACCAGCTCTACCATCGGTTACGTCACCCTGCCCGCCTCTGGCTCTGACCCTGCTGCTGGAACTACCTTGACCACCGCTGGCTG GGGAACCACCAGCGAGAACTCCAACTCGCTTCCCTCAAGACTGAACAAGGTCTCCGTCCCCGTCATCTCTCGCGCTTCTTGCAACAGCGAGTACGGcaacatcatctccaacaacATGTTCTGCGCCGGCCTGTCCCAGGGTGGCAAGGACTCCTGCTCTGGAGACTCCGGCGGCCCCATTGTCGACTCCAACGGCGTTCTCCAGGGTCTCGTTTCTTGGGGCCAGGGCTGTGCTGAGGCCGGTTTCGCTGGTGTCTATGTCAGACTCGGAAaccttttgtcttttgtcaaTTCGCACCTGTAA
- a CDS encoding uncharacterized protein (EggNog:ENOG41~TransMembrane:1 (o441-460i)), translating into MSADLFAEFANSNPPPPPQQQPPISGVQGNPPAAKNHFGFGFNDFTAAAPSPIESWPSIPSQPSGAGSWTTPPALSQTTPTPHALNDADDDGWGDFETAEPPLAASTINKPFDSFGGAFGEFSAPPKGPDVRNRLVRAPTIDIMTNTLVDFQAKPEPDPKPKPSEDYSSWNMTQGNSRFSMQSAPKDPNVLFDVDDFELQVPEADEDEDDFGDFETVPSAPQQMQPKLNSVASPPSSSANPSALLDLLSLDDPPEQQPIKQVTKKQPPPQLLGALSFGSVPSTVPNPPRSPSFQERNPFPDLEVKTNVTATAVTKKKNEAPKSATPVTAWPPASHGKKPSIAKNFDDDWDAWDDTTSKTNNEKDVIAKSNQAENWDWDAGDDAESSAMKGSDNDPPPTNVPPPSVILSAFPNLFSSASVFFKPISGHNASIKQQVLSNPKAIHFLQGYILLATTAARIIAGRKHRWHRDKILAKSMSISAAGSKGMKLAGIDKTQSAREDREAADVVAVWREHVGRLRSAVAAANTEGKLNLKVPELSDNMLVQTAKMVPTGPKPCIICGLKREERVSKVDYNIEDSFGEWWVEHWGHRACKNFWVEHEQKLRQR; encoded by the coding sequence ATGTCGGCTGATTTGTTTGCCGAGTTTGCCAACAGCAATccgccacctccaccacAACAACAGCCACCCATTTCGGGTGTCCAGGGGAATCCGCCTGCGGCCAAGAACCacttcggcttcggcttcaaCGACTTTACAGCGGCAGCACCCTCGCCAATTGAGAGTTGGCCTTCCATCCCGTCTCAGCCAAGCggagctggcagctggaCAACGCCTCCAGCCTTGTCACAAACGACGCCAACTCCACATGCGCTGAACGatgctgatgacgatggctgGGGAGATTTTGAGACTGCGGAGCCTCCCCTGGCGGCATCTACGATAAACAAGCCTTTTGACTCGTTTGGGGGCGCGTTTGGGGAGTTTTCCGCACCCCCAAAAGGGCCTGATGTGAGAAACAGACTGGTCCGAGCCCCTACCATCGACATCATGACCAATACTTTGGTTGACTTCCAAGCAAAGCCTGAGCCGGATCCCAAGCCAAAGCCCAGCGAAGACTATTCTTCATGGAATATGACGCAAGGCAATTCAAGATTCTCCATGCAGTCGGCACCAAAAGACCCCAACGTGCTCTTCGATGTGGACGATTTTGAGCTTCAGGTACCTGAGgctgatgaggacgaagatgacttTGGAGACTTTGAAACGGTGCCATCAGCGCCACAGCAAATGCAGCCCAAACTCAATTCTGTTGCTTCtccgccatcatcttctgccaATCCTTCAGCGTTGCTAGATCTGCTCTCTCTCGATGACCCCCCGGAGCAACAGCCGATTAAGCAAGTCACTAAGAagcagcctcctcctcagctcCTGGGGGCACTGAGCTTTGGGTCTGTCCCATCAACGGTTCCAAATCCACCAAGATCGCCATCATTCCAAGAGCGAAATCCTTTCCCAGATCTTGAAGTCAAGACAAATGTGACTGCCACTGCAGTgaccaagaagaaaaacgaGGCGCCCAAATCAGCAACGCCAGTTACTGCTTGGCCGCCGGCCAGCCATGGGAAAAAACCATCAATCGCTAAGAATTTTGATGACGACTGGGATGCCTGGGACGACACCACCAGTAAGACGAATAATGAAAAAGATGTAATCGCCAAGTCTAACCAGGCAGAGAACTGGGATTGGGATGCTGGTGATGACGCCGAATCTTCTGCTATGAAAGGAAGCGACAATGACCCTCCCCCAACCAATGTGCCGCCCCCATCGGTCATTCTGTCCGCCTTTCCCAACCTCTTTAGTTCAGCGagcgtcttcttcaaacCAATTTCTGGCCACAATGCCTCCATAAAGCAGCAGGTTCTGTCCAACCCCAAAGCAATACACTTCCTCCAGGGATATATCCTCCTGGCTACCACCGCTGCTCGAATCATCGCTGGTCGCAAACACAGGTGGCACCGAGACAAGATCCTGGCCAAAAGCATGTCCATATcggctgctggcagcaaGGGCATGAAGCTCGCGGGCATAGACAAGACTCAGTCAGCACGAGAAGACAGAGAGGCAGCGGACGTGGTTGCTGTATGGCGTGAACATGTAGGGCGCCTTCGATCTGCCGTTGCAGCGGCTAATACCGAGGGCAAACTCAACCTCAAAGTCCCTGAGCTCAGCGACAACATGCTAGTCCAGACAGCCAAGATGGTGCCAACAGGGCCTAAGCCGTGTATTATATGCGGCttgaagagggaagagagagtGTCCAAGGTTGACTATAACATTGAAGACAGCTTTGGTGAATGGTGGGTAGAGCACTGGGGCCACAGGGCCTGCAAGAACTTTTGGGTAGAACATGAGCAGAAATTACGGCAGCGTTGA